The following coding sequences lie in one Hippoglossus hippoglossus isolate fHipHip1 chromosome 14, fHipHip1.pri, whole genome shotgun sequence genomic window:
- the LOC117774912 gene encoding GDNF family receptor alpha-4-like, with protein MSPGRMLIIGLLLNVFSHGSVPVSASLDCLVAEQGCIQEHSCMVLYRLLEYCAAEEAVSPLGPNARLECLEAQNSVQQHRPLQVCKCQRGSRREEHCLKVYWTVRFAAYDEYEVSPYEELELNLVRNIEMSRMASIMAASTLSVDGQNQCLKAAQDCGLYEKCGSLRSEYVVACTKRAAASENNCNRQKCHKALRRFLERVPEEYSLALLFCPCSDTLCGERRRKTIVPSCSYEENVKGEERAGKPNCLSLQNYCSRDELCRSRFADFQHNCQPSTLSASGCMRESRAMCLKAYAGLIGTIMTPNYVSNSSTEVSQWCTCDGSGNEWQGCQRILHMFSNNICLRNAISSMGISAPPAVQNTPVPASQPSPRVYQERVHVSVNTLPGFTSMEESEGEEQVEEESEEFNVIPPYSEKDSNTESRTRGSQRGESSRAAPVLPLLLLTTLILDWNSWGY; from the exons ATGTCACCGGGCAGGATGCTGATCATTGGACTTCTGCTCAACGTCTTCTCTCATG GTAGCGTTCCAGTATCTGCATCCTTAGATTGTCTGGTGGCGGAGCAGGGCTGCATTCAAGAGCACTCCTGCATGGTTCTCTACCGGCTGCTGGAGTACTGTGCGGCTGAGGAGGCGGTGTCGCCGCTTGGCCCCAATGCCCGCCTGGAGTGCCTGGAGGCCCAGAACTCTGTGCAGCAGCACCGCCCCCTGCAAGTTTGCAAGTGTCAGCGCGGCTCTCGCAGGGAGGAGCACTGCCTCAAGGTCTACTGGACCGTGAGATTTGCAG CATACGATGAGTATGAGGTGTCTCCATATGAAGAACTGGAGTTGAATCTGGTGAGAAACATTGAGATGTCGCGCATGGCCTCCATCATGGCAG CTTCCACCCTTTCTGTGGATGGCCAGAACCAGTGTCTGAAGGCAGCTCAGGACTGTGGCCTGTATGAAAAGTGTGGCTCCCTGCGGTCAGAATATGTCGTGGCCTGCACCAAGAGAGCTGCGGCCTCTGAGAACAACTGCAACCGCCAGAAATGCCACAAAGCCCTGCGGCGCTTCTTGGAGCGCGTACCGGAGGAGTACAGCCTCGCTCTGCTCTTCTGTCCCTGCTCTGACACTCTGTGCGGGGAGCGCCGGAGGAAAACCATCGTCCCGTCGTGTTCCTATGAGGAGAATGTGAAAGGGGAGGAAAGAGCGGGCAAGCCTAACTGCCTCAGCCTGCAGAACTATTGCTCCAGAGACGAGCTGTGTAG atcACGGTTTGCTGATTTCCAACACAACTGCCAGCCCTCCACTCTGTCTGCCTCTGGCTGTATGCGAGAGAGCAGAGCCATGTGCTTGAAGGCCTACGCTGGACTCATAG GAACCATCATGACTCCCAACTACGTGAGCAACAGCAGCACGGAAGTGTCCCAGTGGTGCACGTGTGACGGCAGTGGGAACGAATGGCAGGGCTGTCAGCGCATCCTGCATATGTTCAGCAACAACATATGTCTGC gcAACGCCATCAGCTCGATGGGAATCTCGGCGCCTCCCGCTGTGCAGAACACTCCTGTGCCAGCTTCTCAGCCCTCCCCGCGTGTCTACCAGGAGAGGGTCCACGTCAGCGTTAACACTCTCCCAGGATTCACCAGT AtggaggagagcgagggagaggagcaggttgaggaagagagcgaggagTTCAATGTCATCCCGCCTTATTCTGAGAAGGACTCTAACACTGAATCGAGAACCAGAGGGAGCCAGCGAGGGGAATCCAGTCGAGCAGCACCTGTGCTGCCATTACTGCTCCTGACCACACTCATCCTGGACTGGAATAGTTGGGGCTACTGA
- the si:dkey-251i10.1 gene encoding ADP/ATP translocase 2, with amino-acid sequence MNETAVSFAKDFLAGGISAAISKTAVAPIERVKLLLQVQHASKQITADMQYKGIIDCVVRIPKEQGFLSFWRGNLANVIRYFPTQALNFAFKDKYKKIFLDGVDKRTQFWRYFAGNLASGGAAGATSLCFVYPLDFARTRLAADVGKAGAGREFNGLGDCLAKIFRSDGLRGLYQGFNVSVQGIIIYRAAYFGIYDTAKGMLPDSQKGSILVSWMIAQSVTAVAGLTSYPFDTVRRRMMMQSGRKGADIMYTGTMDCWRKIARDEGGKAFFKGALSNVLRGMGGAFVLVLYDELKKVI; translated from the exons ATGAATGAGACGGCAGTCTCCTTCGCCAAGGACTTCTTGGCCGGTGGCATCTCCGCCGCCATCTCCAAAACAGCGGTCGCCCCCATCGAGAGAGTGAAGCTGCTCCTTCAG GTCCAACATGCCAGTAAGCAGATCACTGCAGATATGCAGTACAAGGGCATTATCGACTGCGTGGTCCGTATCCCCAAGGAGCAGGGATTCCTTTCCTTCTGGAGAGGTAACCTTGCCAATGTCATCAGATACTTCCCCACCCAGGCCCTCAACTTCGCCTTCAAGGACAAGTACAAGAAGATCTTCCTTGATGGCGTCGACAAGCGCACCCAGTTCTGGAGGTACTTCGCCGGTAACCTGGCCTCCGGCGGTGCTGCTGGAGCCACCTCTCTGTGTTTCGTGTACCCCCTTGACTTCGCCCGTACCCGTCTCGCCGCCGATGTGGGAAAGGCCGGAGCAGGGAGAGAGTTCAACGGTCTGGGTGACTGCCTGGCGAAGATCTTCAGGTCTGATGGTCTCAGGGGCTTGTACCAGGGCTtcaatgtgtctgtgcagggCATCATCATCTACAGAGCTGCATACTTCGGCATCTACGACACCGCTAAGG GTATGCTCCCAGATTCCCAGAAAGGCAGCATATTGGTGAGCTGGATGATTGCTCAGTCTGTGACAGCTGTCGCTGGTCTGACTTCATACCCCTTCGACACAGTCCGTAGACGTATGATGATGCAGTCTGGACGCAAAGGAG CTGACATCATGTACACCGGGACCATGGACTGCTGGCGCAAGATCGCACGGGACGAGGGTGGCAAAGCTTTCTTCAAGGGAGCCTTGTCCAACGTGCTCCGAGGCATGGGCGGCGCCTTTGTGCTGGTTCTGTACGATGAGCTGAAGAAAGTCATCTAA